The DNA window GAGGGCGTGTTCACCGACGTCTCGTTCGAGGTCCGCACCGGCGAGATCGTCGCGCTGGCCGGGCTCGTCGGCTCCGGCCGCAGTGAGATCGCCCGGGCGATCTTCGGGATCGACAAGTACGACGCCGGAGCGGTGTCCGTCTTCGGCCGCGCGCTGAAGCCCGGGCGGCCGACGACGGCCATCGACGCCGGGATCGCGCTGGTGCCCGAGGACCGCCGTCAGCAGGGCCTGGTCATGGAGCTCTCGATCGCCCGGAACGCGTCGATGACCGAGATGGGCGCCCTCGCGCGGTTCGGGCTGCTCGGCGGCCGCGCCGAGCGGAACCTGGCCCAGGAGTGGGCGACGAAGCTGCAGCTCAAGTACCGCAGCCTGTCCGACGCGGTCGGGGTGCTCTCCGGTGGCAACCAGCAGAAGGTCGTGCTGGCGAAGTGGCTGGCCACCGCGCCGAAGGTGCTGATCGTCGACGAGCCGACCCGGGGCATCGACGTCGGGACGAAGGCCGAGGTGCACCGGCTGCTGTCCGAACTGGCCTCGCAGGGCGTGGCGGTGCTGATGATCTCGTCGGAACTCCCGGAGGTGCTCGGCATGGCCGATCGGGTCCTGGTGATGCGGGAGGGCCGGCTCGCGGCCGAGTTCTCCCGAGCCGACGCCACCGAGGAGACCGTGCTCTCCGCCGCGGTCGGCCGGAGGGCGGCATGAGCGCCCCGGTCGCGGCGGGTGCGCCGGGCGGATCCGGCGGCTCCGGCGGCGGCCCGGGCGGCGGCGCCCCGGGCGGCGCACAGAGCGGCGCCCCGGGAGGCGGCGCGCAGAGCGCGGCGCGGCAGCGATCGGCGGCGGCGCTGCTCGGGCGGCTCGCGCGGGCTCGTGAACTCGGGCTCGTCGTGGCACTCCTGCTGCTGTTCGGGGCCACCGCGGCGGTGAACCCCCGGTTCATCGGCGTGCAGAGCCTCAAGGACATCCTGCTCAACACCGCGATCGTCGGGCTGCTGGCGGTGGGCCAGACGCTGGTCGTCGTCACCCGCAACATCGACCTGTCGGTGAGCTCGGTGCTCGGCATCTCGGCGTTCGTCACCGGCCTGCTCTTCGCCGACCACGATGTGCCGATCGTGCTGGCGTTCGTCGTCGGGATCCTGATCGGCGCGGTGTGCGGCGTGATCAACGGCGTGCTGGTCGCGGTGTGCCGGATCCCGGCCCTGGTGGTGACGCTGGGCACGCTCTACGTGTTCCGGGGCTTCGACTTCTGGCTGGCCGGCTCGCGGCAGATCAACGCGGCCGACATGCCGAAGACGTTTCTCGACCTGGGTAGCGGGTCGGTGCTCGGGGTGCCGTTCCTGGTGATCATCGCGCTGGTGCTGCTGGCGATCGTCGCCTGGGGGATGCGCAACCTGCGGTCCGGGCGGGAGCTGTACGCGATCGGGTCGAACCCCGAGGCGGCCCGGCTGGCCGGTATCGCGGTCGGGCGGCGGGTGTTCGCGGCGTTCGTGCTGACCGGGGCACTGTCCGGGTTGGCCGGTGTGCTCTGGGCGGCCCGGTTCGGCACGATCGACGCGACCGCGGCGACCGGGTTCGAGCTGAACGTCGTGGCCGCGGTGGTCGTCGGGGGCGTCGCGATCTTCGGTGGGAGCGGCACGGTGATCGGCGCCGCGCTCGGCGCGTTGCTGCTGTCGACGATCGGGTCGGCGCTGGTGGTGCTGAAGGTCGAGGCGCTCTGGGAGCGGGCCATCGACGGTGCGCTGCTGCTCGCCGCGATCACCCTCGACCGCCTGCTCGCCCTCCGCGCCGAACGCGCCCTGCGGGCCAGCGCCAGCCGAGGCGCCACCACCCTGCCGGCAGCCCCGCCGACCGGCACGCCCGCGAACGGCGCGCCCGCGAATGGCACGTCCGCCGATGGCGCGCCCGCGAACGGCGCGTCCGCCGATCGTGCGTCCGCGAACGGCCCGGCCGTGGGTGGCGCGGCGGCCGCCGGCGGCCCGGATCCCGCCGCCGATGGCGCGCCTCCCGGGGCGTCCACCGAAGCGGTGACGAACGGCGAGGCCACCACCGGAGACGGAACCGGACCGACGACCGGAACCGCGACGGTTTCGCCGGCCGGAGAGCCGGCCGACGGCGATCGGCCCACCGCCGCCGCGGCCGACGGCGAGACGACTGCTGCTGACGCCAAGGGAGGCGCGCGATGAGTACGACGATTTTGCCGCCGCCCGGCACGTCCGAGCAGGCCACCACCTCCTCCGGGGAGGGCTCGCCGTTCCGGCGGCTGCTGTCCTGGGAAGGCGCGATCACCGCGCTGCTGATCTTCGTGATCCTGGCCGCGTCCCTCGGCGTCGACAGCTTCGACAGCTCGTTCAACATCACGAACCTGCAGCTCGACATCATCGAGATCGCGATCATGTCGCTGACCCTCACGCTGCTGGTCGTGATCGGCGAGATCGACCTCTCGATCGCCTCCAACCTGGGCATGTGCAGCGCGCTCATGGGCGTGCTGTGGAACGCGGGCCTGTCGATCGAGTCGATCATCCCGATCGTCATCGTGGTCGGCGCGCTGGCCGGAGCGTTCAACGGCTTCCTGGTGACGGTCGTCGGCCTGCCGAGCCTCGCGGTCACGATCGGCACGCTCGCGCTCTACCGCGGCCTGGCCTACGTGTTCCTCGGCGACAAGGCGGTCGCCGACTTCCCGCTCAACTACACCGCCTGGCCGGCCAAGACGCTCGGCAGCCTGCCGATCCCGTACCCCACCGTGCTGGTGATCGTGCTCGCGATCGTCGTGGGCATCGTCCTTCATGCGACGCCGATCGGCCGCTCGTTGTACGCGATCGGCTCGAACAAGGAGGCCGCGCGGTTCGCCGGCATCCGGGTCAAGCGGATCACGTTCTGGCTGTTCGTCGCGTCCGGCGCGTTCGCCGGGCTGGCCTCGGTGATCTACACGTTCCGGTTCGCCAGCTCGCGCGCCGACAACGCCAACGGCCTCGAGCTGACGGTCGTCGCCGCGGTGCTGCTCGGCGGCGTCTCGATCTTCGGCGGACGCGGCACGCTGCCCGGCGTCCTCGTGGCCGTGCTGCTGGTCGGCGTGCTGCGCAACGCGCTGACGCTCGAGGACGTCAAGCCGGACACGCTGATGCTCGTCACCGGCGGCCTGCTGATCATCTCCGTGCTCGCCCCCAACGCCGTCACCTGGATCCGGGAGCGATGGCGGCTACGACAGCTTTCCCGATAACCCCCCACCCCACCCGAAAGGGCTCAACAATGATGTTGCTCCGTGCTCGGAGAGCCGTCGCGTTCTCCGCCGCGGTCGTCGCCGTGACGCTCGCCGCGGCCGCCTGCGGTGGCACCACCAAGGACTCGACCGACAACGCGAGCGCCGGTCCGGCGTCGTCGGCGTCGGCCAACCCGGACGCGGCCCTCAAAGAGGGGCTGAAGATCGCGTTCCTGCCCAAGCAGGTCAACAACCCGTACTTCACGGTGGCCGACAAGGGCGGCGAGAAGGCGGTGACCGAGTTCAAGGGCACCTACAAGGAGGTCGGCCCGTCCGACGCCTCCGCGTCGTCGCAGGTCACCTACATCAACACGCTGACGCAGCAGGGCCAGAACGGCATCTGCATCTCGGCCAACGACGCGAACGCGATCGTCCCGGCCCTGACGCAGGCCCGCCAGCGGGGCGTCAAGGTCGTCACCTACGACTCGGACGCCGCCGTCGCCGGGCGGGACGCGTTCGTGAACCAGGCGAACCCGGAGGACCTGGGCCGCAGTGAGGTCCAGCTGCTGGCCAAGCAGATCGGGGAGAAGGGCAAGATCGCGATCCTGTCCGCGACCCCGAACGCGACGAACCAGAACACCTGGATCGAGTTCATGAAGGACGAACTCAAGAAGTACCCGGGGATGCAGCTGGTGAAGGTCGCCTACGGCAACGACGACGACCAGAAGTCGTTCCAGGAGACGCAGGGTCTGCTCCAGGCCTACCCGGACCTGAAGGGCATCATCTCGCCGACGACCGTCGGCATCGCGGCCGCGGCCCGGTACCTCTCGTCGTCCCCGTACAAGGGGAAGGTGCAGCTCACCGGCCTCGGGACGCCGAACCAGATGCGTCAGTACGTGAAGGACGGCACGGTCAAGCAGTTCGAGCTCTGGGACCCGGCGAAGCTCGGTTACCTGTGCGCGTACACCGCGGCCGCGCTGTCGTCCGGGCAGATCACCGGCAAGGAAGGCGAGAAGTTCAAGGCCGGCGAACTCGGCGAGTACACGATCGGCAAGGACGGCGCGATCCTCCTCGGCCCGCCCCAGGTCTTCGAAAGCACGAACATCGACCAGTTCAATTTCTGAGTGAAACGCCGGGGCCCGGCAACGGGCCCCGGCGCACCAGGAGCAACCATGCGACGCGTCTGCCTCCTGGGCCAGGTCGACCCGACCCGGCTCGACGAGTACCGGGAACGGCACGCAGCGGTGTGGCCCGACATGCTCGCCGCCCTCACGAAGCACGGCTGGACGAACTACTCGCTGTTCCTCAAGGACGACGGCCTCCTGATCGGCTACCTCGAGACCGAGGACTACGAAGCCGGCCTCGCCGGAATGGCCACCGAGGACGTCAACGCCCGCTGGCAGGCCGAGATGGGCCCGTTCTTCGTGGGCCTCGACGGCCGCCGCCCCGACGAAGGCTTCCTCGTCGTCCCGGAAGTGTTCCACCTCGACTGAAAGATACCGCTATGTCCCGAGTTACCGACGTACTCAACTCCCAGCACATCGAGCTGCCCTCGTGGGCGTTCGCGAACTCGGGGACCCGGTTCAAGGTCTTCCCGCAGGCCGGCGTCCCGCGCGACCCGTACGAGAAGGTCGCCGACGCCGCCCAGGTGCACAAGTACACCGGGGTCGCGCCGACGGTCGCCCTGCACATCCCCTGGGACAAGACCGACGACTACGCCGACCTGGCCCGCTACGCCAAGGACCAGGGCGTCGCGCTGGGCACGATCAACTCGAACGTGTTCCAGGACAACGACTACATGCTGGGCAGCGTCACCAATCCGGACCAGCAGATCCGGCGCAAGGCCACCGAGCACCTGCTGGAATGCGTCGACATCATGGACCAGACCGGGTCGCGCGACCTCAAGCTCTGGTTCTCCGACGGCATCAACTACCCGGGCCAGGACGACATCCGTGAGCGTCAGGACCGTCTGGCCGAAGCGTTGAAGACCGTCTACGAACGGCTCGGCGACCACCAGCGCATGCTGCTCGAATACAAGCTCTTCGAGCCGGCCTTCTACGCCACCGACGTCCCCGACTGGGGCACCGCCTACGCCCACACGCTCGCGCTCGGCGAGCGGGCCGTGGTCTGCGTGGACACCGGCCACCACGCCCCGGGGACCAACATCGAGATGATCGTCGCGGTGCTCCTGCGGGCCGGGAAGCTCGGCGCGTTCGACTTCAACTCCCGCTTCTACGCCGACGACGACCTGATGGTCGGGGCGGCCGACCCGTTCCAGCTGTTCCGCATCCTGTTCGAGGTGCTGCGCGGCGGCGGTCTCGAAGCCGACACCGAGATCGCGTTCATGCTCGACCAGTGCCACAACATCGAGCCCAAGATCCCGGGGCAGATCCGCTCGGTGATGAACGTCCAGGAGGCCACCGCCAAGGCCCTGCTCGTCGACCGGGACGCCCTCGCCGCGGCCCAGAAGGCCGGCGACGTTCTCGGCGCCAACGCGGTCTTCATGGACGCCTACAACACCGATGTCCGGCCCCTCCTGGCCGACCTGCGGGCCGACAAGGGCCTCGACCCGGACCCGATGGCCGCCTACCAGCGCTCCGGCTACGCCGAGCAGATCGTCAAGGACCGAGTCGGAGGAACGCAAGCGGGATGGGGAGCATGACCAACGAGACCGTTGCCGCACTGATCGCCCGCAGCAACCGCCTGGGCGCCGATCCGCGCAACACGAACTACGCCGGCGGCAACACGTCGGCGAAGGGGACCGATACCGATCCGGTCACCGGCGGTCCGGTCGACCTGCTCTGGGTCAAGGGCTCCGGCGGGGACCTCGGCACGTTGAAGGAGTCCGGCCTCGCCGTCCTGCGCCTGGATCGGCTGCGGGAACTCACCCACGTCTACCCGGGTATCGACCGCGAAGACGAGATGGTCGCCGCGTTCGACTACTGCCTCCACGGCCGCGGTGGTGCCGCGCCGTCGATCGACACCGCCATGCACGGTCTGGTGGACGCCGCCCACGTCGATCACCTGCACCCGGACAGCGGCATCGCGATCGCCACCGCGGCGGACGGCGAGAAGCTGACCGCGGAGATCTTCGGCGGCCGGGTCGCCTGGGTGCCGTGGCGCCGGCCCGGTTTCCAGCTGGGCCTGGACATCGCCGCGATCAAGGCCGGGAACCCGGGCGTGATCGGCACCGTCCTGGGTGGTCACGGCATCACGGCCTGGGGCGACACCAGCGAGGAGGCCGAGGCCAACTCACGCTGGATCATCGAGACCGCCGCCGCCTACATCGCCGCGCAGGGGGCGTCCGAGCCGTTCGGGGACAACGTCGCCGGTTTCGAGCCGCTCCCGGAGGCCGAGCGCCACGCCAAGGCCGCCGCGCTCGCCCCGGTCGTCCGGGGCCTGGCCTCGACCGACAAACCGCAGGTCGGGCACTACACCGACAGCGAGGTCGTGCTCGACTTCCTGTCCCGGGAGAAGCTCGCCCCGCTGTCGGCGCTCGGCACCTCGTGCCCGGACCACTTCCTCCGCACGAAGGTCCGTCCGCTGGTCGTCGACCTGCCGTCGAGCGCCTCGGTGGAGGAGATCACCGAGCGGTTGACCGCGCTGCACGCGGCCTACCGCGAGGACTACGCGGCCTACTACAACCGCTATGCGGACGACACGAGCCCGGCCATGCGTGGGGCCGACCCGGCGATCGTGCTGGTACCCGGCGTCGGCATGTTCAGCTTCGGCGCGAACAAGCAGACGGCTCGCGTCGCCGGCGAGTTCTACGTCAACGCGATCAACGTGATGCGCGGTGCCGAGGCGATCTCGACCTACGCCCCGATCCCCGAGTCGGAGAAGTTCCGGATCGAGTACTGGGCCCTGGAAGAGGCCAAGCTGAAGCGGCTGCCGGAGCCCAAGGCCCTGGTCGGACGGATCGCGCTGGTCACCGGCGCGGCCTCGGGCATCGGTAAGGCGATCGCGGCCCGGTTCGCGGCCGAGGGCGCCTGCGTGGTGATCGCCGACCTCGACGCCGAGAAGGCCCGAACCGCGGCCGAGGAAATAGGCACCAGAGACACCGCGATCGGCGTCGCCGCCGACGTCACCGACGCCGCCGGGGTGAAGGCCGCCTTCGACGCGGCCGCGCTCGCGTTCGCCGGCGTCGACCTGGTCGTGAACAACGCCGGGCTGTCGATCTCCAAGCCGCTGGCCGACACCACCGAGGCCGACTGGGACCTGCTCCACGACGTGCTGGCCAAGGGCTCGTTCCTGGTCGCACAGCAGGCCGCCAGGACGATGACCGCTCAGCGCATGGGCGGCGACATCATCTACATCTCGTCCAAGAACAGCGTGTTCGCCGGGCCCAACAACGTCGCCTACAGCGCGGCCAAGGCCGACCAGGCCCACCAGGTCCGGCTGCTCGCGGCCGAGCTCGGCGAGCACGGCATCCGGGTCAACGGCATCAACCCCGACGGGGTCGTCCGCGGCTCCGGCATCTTCGCCGGCGGTTGGGGCGCCTCCCGGGCGGCCGTGTACGGGGTGCCCGAGGAGGACCTCGGCAAGTTCTACGCCCAGCGGACCCTGCTCAAGCTCGAGGTGCTGCCCGAGCACGTCGCCAACGCCGCGTTCGCGCTGGTCGGCGGCGAGCTGACCCACACGACCGGGCTGCACGTCCCCGTCGACGCCGGCGTCGCGGCCGCGTTCTTGCGATGACGGCTTTTGCGGCCGTCGACCTCGGCGCGTCCTCCGGGCGCGTCGTGGTCGGCCGGGTGGGGCCGGACGCGCTGGACCTGCACGAGGTGCACCGGTTCGCCAACGAGCCGGTGCGCCTGGCCGGGACCCTGCACTGGGACGTGCCGGCGCTCTACCGCGAGGCGCTGGCCGGTCTGCGCCAGGCCGGGCCGGTCACGAGCATCGGCGTCGACTCGTGGGCCGTCGACTACGGGCTGCTCGACGACTCCGGTGCGCTGCTCGGCGCCCCGGTGCACTACCGCGACCGGCGCACCGAGGGCGTCGCCGCGGCCGTGGCCGAGCGGATCGCGCCCGACCGGCTGTATCGACGGTCGGGGCTGCAGGAGTTGCCGTTCAACACGCTCTACCAGCTGGTCGCCGCCCGGGACACGGCCGCCTACCGGGTCGCTCAGCACCTGCTGCTGATCCCGGACCTCGTCGGCTTCTGGCTGACGGGGTCCATCGGGGCGGAGGTCACCAATGCCTCGACGACCCAGCTGCTCGACGTCCACAAAAGAGTCTGGGACCGGGAGCTGGCGACGGAGCTCGGCCTCCGCCCGGAGCTGCTGCCGCAGCTGCGGCAGCCGGGGGACCGGCTGGGGAACCTGCGCGCGGACGTCGCCGACGAGGTCGGCTACGACGCGCCGGTGATCGCGGTGGCGTCGCACGACACCGCGTCGGCGGTGATCGGCGTGCCGGCCGTCGACGCGCGCTTCGCCTACATCTCCTGCGGGACCTGGGGTCTGGCCGGCCTGGAGCTCGACCGGCCGGTGCTCACCGAGGCGAGCCGGCGGGCCAACTTCACGAACGAGGCCGGGATCGACGGCACGGTCCGGTACCTGCGGAACGTGATGGGGCTGTGGCTGCTGCAGGAGTCGGTGCGCTGGTGGGAGCGGTCCGGGTCGCGGGCCGACCTCCCCACGCTGCTCGCCGACGCGGCGGGCGTTCCGGCCGGCCGGACCGTGATCGACGTCGACGACGCCCGGTTCCTCCCGCCGGGTGACATGCCGTCGCGGATCGTCGCCTACGCCGAGGAGACCGCGCAGCCGGTGCCGTCGGCGCCGGGCGAGGTCGTGCGGTGCATCCTCGACAGCCTGGCGCTGGCGTTCCGGCGCACTCTCCGGCAGGCCGTCGCGCTGGCCGGGCACGACGCGGACGTCGTGCATCTGGTGGGCGGCGGCGCGCGCAACGCGCTGCTCTGCCAGTTGACCGCCGACGCGACCGGCCTACCGGTCGTCGCCGGTCCGGTCGAGGCGACCGCGCTCGGCAACGTGCTGGTGCAGGCCCGTGCAGCCGGCCTCCTCCATTCTTTGGCGGACGCTCGTGAGCTGCTCGCCGCGACCCAGCGCACCGTGCGCTACGAGCCCCGTTCGGGAGTGGACTGGGAGGGGCTCACTCGCCGCTACCGATAGCCAGGCGCTGACCGTTGCGGGCGGCCGCGGCCTGGGCCCAGCGGCTGGTGGAGACGGCGCCGAGCGCGAGCACGGCCAGCCCGCACCCGCCGAGCACAGCCCAGGCGGCGTGGCTCGATTCGAGGAAGCCGTTACCGGTGCCGGCCACGATCGAGCCGGTGACCGCGACGCCGATCGAGGCGCCGAACTGGCGGGCGCTGGCGGCCAGCGCCCCGGCGACCCCGACCTGGTCGGGCGGCAGCCCGGAGACGGCGGTGTTGGTGACCGGTGGGCTGATCAGGCCGACGCCGAGTCCGAACAGGGCGTAGGTCGCCACCAGGTAGGCGCTCGGGATGTGCGCGGTCAGCGGCACGAGCAGGAATGCGCCGGCCGCGAGCAGCGCGCCGCCCAACGTGAGCGGGAGACGGGCACCCCGGGACGCGACGAGCCGTCCGGAGAGCGTGGCCGCGACGGCCTGGCCGGCGGCCAGCGGCACGATCATCAGCCCGGCCCGCAGCGGGCTCGAGCCGCGGATGTCCTGCAGGTAGAGCGTGTTGAGGAACAGGAACCCGCCCAGGCAGGCCGACATCACCACCGAGATCGTGTTCGCGCCCGAGAACGGCGGGCTGCGGAAGAACCGGAGGTCGATCATCGGCTCGGCCCGCCGCGGCTCGACGACGAGCAGCCCAGCCAGGGCGAGGACCGCGAGAACGATCAGCCCGACGATCCAGGGGTCGGCCCAGCCCCGGCGGGGACCCTCGATCGTCGCCCCGACGATCGACGCGAACAGGACGACGATCAGCGCCTGGCCGGGCGGGTCGAACGCGCGCGCCCGGGCCGCCCGGGACTCGGGGACGAACCGCCGGGTGAGCAGCAACGCGACGATCCCGATCGGGACGCCGACCCAGTACACCGAGCGCCAGTCGATGCCGCTGACCAGCAGCCCGCCCAGCACCGGCCCGACCGCGATCGTGATGCCGATGACCGATCCCCACACGCCGATCGCCCGGGCCCGTTCCTGGCGGTCGGTGAACACGCTGGCCACGATCGACATCGCGACCGGGTTGAGCATCGAGCCGCCCACCCCCTGCAGGCCGCTGAACGCGATCAGCCACCCGACGCCGGGGGCCAGCCCGCACAGCAGCGACCCGAGCGAGAACAGCGCCAGCCCGAGCTGGAAGATCCGCTTGCGTCCGTAGCGGTCGGCCATCGAGCCGGAGAGCAGGAGCAGGCAGGCCATCACCAGCGAGTAGGCGGAGACCGTCCACTGCAGGCTGGTGACCGAGGCGTGCAGGTCCCGGCTGATCGAGGGGAGGGCGACGTTGACGATCGTCAGGTTGATGCCGGTCACGCCGACGCTCAGGCAGCAGATCGCGAGCACCAGCCGGCGGTGGACGGGCAGTGTTGTGGTGGTCATGGCGGTTCCTCGGACAGGCGGATAGAGTCTCCGGTGGAAACGGAGAGGCTGTCCGCATGACCATACGGACAGCCTATCCACTTACGCAACGGGGAGGGCAGGCGTGGCTGACCGTCCGCGGGCCGACGCGGCCCGCAACCGGCAGCGGATCCTCGACGCGGCCCGCACCGCGTTCGCCGCGACCGGTGCCGAGACGTCGATGGCCGAGGTGGCCCGGCAGGCCGGGGTCGGCATGGCGACGCTGTACCGGAACTTTCCCGGTCGGCACGAACTGCTGGAGGCGCTGCTGGCCGACGAGGTCGACGAGGTGTGCGCGGCGGCCGCGACGGTGGAGGGGAACGACCCGGGGGAGCGGCTGATGAACTGGCTGCGCCGGTTCTTCCGGTACGTCACCGACAAGCGGCCGGTGGTGATGGGGCTGCTCGAGCACACGGACCCGACCGACCCGGTCTTCAAGACCCGGGGCCGGATGCTCACGGCCGGGCAGCCGCTGCTCTCGGCCGCCCAGGAGGCTC is part of the Cryptosporangium phraense genome and encodes:
- a CDS encoding MFS transporter is translated as MTTTTLPVHRRLVLAICCLSVGVTGINLTIVNVALPSISRDLHASVTSLQWTVSAYSLVMACLLLLSGSMADRYGRKRIFQLGLALFSLGSLLCGLAPGVGWLIAFSGLQGVGGSMLNPVAMSIVASVFTDRQERARAIGVWGSVIGITIAVGPVLGGLLVSGIDWRSVYWVGVPIGIVALLLTRRFVPESRAARARAFDPPGQALIVVLFASIVGATIEGPRRGWADPWIVGLIVLAVLALAGLLVVEPRRAEPMIDLRFFRSPPFSGANTISVVMSACLGGFLFLNTLYLQDIRGSSPLRAGLMIVPLAAGQAVAATLSGRLVASRGARLPLTLGGALLAAGAFLLVPLTAHIPSAYLVATYALFGLGVGLISPPVTNTAVSGLPPDQVGVAGALAASARQFGASIGVAVTGSIVAGTGNGFLESSHAAWAVLGGCGLAVLALGAVSTSRWAQAAAARNGQRLAIGSGE
- a CDS encoding rhamnulokinase, giving the protein MTAFAAVDLGASSGRVVVGRVGPDALDLHEVHRFANEPVRLAGTLHWDVPALYREALAGLRQAGPVTSIGVDSWAVDYGLLDDSGALLGAPVHYRDRRTEGVAAAVAERIAPDRLYRRSGLQELPFNTLYQLVAARDTAAYRVAQHLLLIPDLVGFWLTGSIGAEVTNASTTQLLDVHKRVWDRELATELGLRPELLPQLRQPGDRLGNLRADVADEVGYDAPVIAVASHDTASAVIGVPAVDARFAYISCGTWGLAGLELDRPVLTEASRRANFTNEAGIDGTVRYLRNVMGLWLLQESVRWWERSGSRADLPTLLADAAGVPAGRTVIDVDDARFLPPGDMPSRIVAYAEETAQPVPSAPGEVVRCILDSLALAFRRTLRQAVALAGHDADVVHLVGGGARNALLCQLTADATGLPVVAGPVEATALGNVLVQARAAGLLHSLADARELLAATQRTVRYEPRSGVDWEGLTRRYR
- the rhaI gene encoding L-rhamnose isomerase, encoding MSRVTDVLNSQHIELPSWAFANSGTRFKVFPQAGVPRDPYEKVADAAQVHKYTGVAPTVALHIPWDKTDDYADLARYAKDQGVALGTINSNVFQDNDYMLGSVTNPDQQIRRKATEHLLECVDIMDQTGSRDLKLWFSDGINYPGQDDIRERQDRLAEALKTVYERLGDHQRMLLEYKLFEPAFYATDVPDWGTAYAHTLALGERAVVCVDTGHHAPGTNIEMIVAVLLRAGKLGAFDFNSRFYADDDLMVGAADPFQLFRILFEVLRGGGLEADTEIAFMLDQCHNIEPKIPGQIRSVMNVQEATAKALLVDRDALAAAQKAGDVLGANAVFMDAYNTDVRPLLADLRADKGLDPDPMAAYQRSGYAEQIVKDRVGGTQAGWGA
- a CDS encoding ABC transporter permease, with protein sequence MSTTILPPPGTSEQATTSSGEGSPFRRLLSWEGAITALLIFVILAASLGVDSFDSSFNITNLQLDIIEIAIMSLTLTLLVVIGEIDLSIASNLGMCSALMGVLWNAGLSIESIIPIVIVVGALAGAFNGFLVTVVGLPSLAVTIGTLALYRGLAYVFLGDKAVADFPLNYTAWPAKTLGSLPIPYPTVLVIVLAIVVGIVLHATPIGRSLYAIGSNKEAARFAGIRVKRITFWLFVASGAFAGLASVIYTFRFASSRADNANGLELTVVAAVLLGGVSIFGGRGTLPGVLVAVLLVGVLRNALTLEDVKPDTLMLVTGGLLIISVLAPNAVTWIRERWRLRQLSR
- a CDS encoding ABC transporter permease, translating into MSAPVAAGAPGGSGGSGGGPGGGAPGGAQSGAPGGGAQSAARQRSAAALLGRLARARELGLVVALLLLFGATAAVNPRFIGVQSLKDILLNTAIVGLLAVGQTLVVVTRNIDLSVSSVLGISAFVTGLLFADHDVPIVLAFVVGILIGAVCGVINGVLVAVCRIPALVVTLGTLYVFRGFDFWLAGSRQINAADMPKTFLDLGSGSVLGVPFLVIIALVLLAIVAWGMRNLRSGRELYAIGSNPEAARLAGIAVGRRVFAAFVLTGALSGLAGVLWAARFGTIDATAATGFELNVVAAVVVGGVAIFGGSGTVIGAALGALLLSTIGSALVVLKVEALWERAIDGALLLAAITLDRLLALRAERALRASASRGATTLPAAPPTGTPANGAPANGTSADGAPANGASADRASANGPAVGGAAAAGGPDPAADGAPPGASTEAVTNGEATTGDGTGPTTGTATVSPAGEPADGDRPTAAAADGETTAADAKGGAR
- the rhaS gene encoding rhamnose ABC transporter substrate-binding protein, translated to MLLRARRAVAFSAAVVAVTLAAAACGGTTKDSTDNASAGPASSASANPDAALKEGLKIAFLPKQVNNPYFTVADKGGEKAVTEFKGTYKEVGPSDASASSQVTYINTLTQQGQNGICISANDANAIVPALTQARQRGVKVVTYDSDAAVAGRDAFVNQANPEDLGRSEVQLLAKQIGEKGKIAILSATPNATNQNTWIEFMKDELKKYPGMQLVKVAYGNDDDQKSFQETQGLLQAYPDLKGIISPTTVGIAAAARYLSSSPYKGKVQLTGLGTPNQMRQYVKDGTVKQFELWDPAKLGYLCAYTAAALSSGQITGKEGEKFKAGELGEYTIGKDGAILLGPPQVFESTNIDQFNF
- a CDS encoding L-rhamnose mutarotase, whose protein sequence is MRRVCLLGQVDPTRLDEYRERHAAVWPDMLAALTKHGWTNYSLFLKDDGLLIGYLETEDYEAGLAGMATEDVNARWQAEMGPFFVGLDGRRPDEGFLVVPEVFHLD
- a CDS encoding bifunctional aldolase/short-chain dehydrogenase codes for the protein MTNETVAALIARSNRLGADPRNTNYAGGNTSAKGTDTDPVTGGPVDLLWVKGSGGDLGTLKESGLAVLRLDRLRELTHVYPGIDREDEMVAAFDYCLHGRGGAAPSIDTAMHGLVDAAHVDHLHPDSGIAIATAADGEKLTAEIFGGRVAWVPWRRPGFQLGLDIAAIKAGNPGVIGTVLGGHGITAWGDTSEEAEANSRWIIETAAAYIAAQGASEPFGDNVAGFEPLPEAERHAKAAALAPVVRGLASTDKPQVGHYTDSEVVLDFLSREKLAPLSALGTSCPDHFLRTKVRPLVVDLPSSASVEEITERLTALHAAYREDYAAYYNRYADDTSPAMRGADPAIVLVPGVGMFSFGANKQTARVAGEFYVNAINVMRGAEAISTYAPIPESEKFRIEYWALEEAKLKRLPEPKALVGRIALVTGAASGIGKAIAARFAAEGACVVIADLDAEKARTAAEEIGTRDTAIGVAADVTDAAGVKAAFDAAALAFAGVDLVVNNAGLSISKPLADTTEADWDLLHDVLAKGSFLVAQQAARTMTAQRMGGDIIYISSKNSVFAGPNNVAYSAAKADQAHQVRLLAAELGEHGIRVNGINPDGVVRGSGIFAGGWGASRAAVYGVPEEDLGKFYAQRTLLKLEVLPEHVANAAFALVGGELTHTTGLHVPVDAGVAAAFLR
- a CDS encoding TetR/AcrR family transcriptional regulator; this translates as MADRPRADAARNRQRILDAARTAFAATGAETSMAEVARQAGVGMATLYRNFPGRHELLEALLADEVDEVCAAAATVEGNDPGERLMNWLRRFFRYVTDKRPVVMGLLEHTDPTDPVFKTRGRMLTAGQPLLSAAQEAHQIDGDLELDQILDLVMAIAKISGTPEYRRPILDAALAGLQTRPG